A section of the Oncorhynchus gorbuscha isolate QuinsamMale2020 ecotype Even-year linkage group LG04, OgorEven_v1.0, whole genome shotgun sequence genome encodes:
- the LOC124034466 gene encoding spermatid perinuclear RNA-binding protein-like, which produces MRSIRLFANDDRHVMAKHANIYPSPEELEAVQKLVSTVECALKQVSDWMDNLNASQSKVPTPTTSDPKDVEDSTGSRSTTKPQNASILCGVMRVGLVAKGLLVKGDMDLELVLMCRDKPTKLLLYTVSTNLPVQLLTLTEDKYEVRPSVSESAIQVVNTNNPKFSLKITLSSLAMRQKHTATEEEEGVGDLEVLDERRCQAALATLRHNKWFQSRVTDLKSCVIVMRILRDMCNRLIVWEPLKGWPMELICEKAIATCNRPLGPGEALRRVMECIASGILLPDGPGVHDPCEREPTDTLSVITGQQAEAITQNAQHALRLLAFGQLYKVLNMNPLPPTKPSHRLSGSDKKGICRKRQHEDEHTNDRQLFKKMKCNLTGVLDSKMMDPNHPMNALMRLNQVHPGLHYKLLSQSGPVHTPVFTMSVEVQGTVHEASGSSKKTAKLKVALKVLQALGYPAGFDVDLDSLSADERSDGEGRNHTSERNDRMSNSSRSNSVTSTDTCESRIPGPLLTPGGKNPVMELNEKRRGLKYELLSETGGSYDKRFIIEVEVDKQKFRGSGPNKKAAKASAALAALKRLFSDSKDPHNNTRGHRTPVKRTMSSTVSIPVHAHSRPRTRPVMHRAPYISAPPTHGYLPPGYGAPFGYGPAAPFPAYGGLYIDSAFYQPQTIATPIIIHLGPQDFF; this is translated from the exons ATG AGGTCCATCCGATTGTTTGCCAATGACGACCGCCACGTCATGGCAAAGCACGCCAACATCTACCCTTCGCCAGAGGAGCTGGAGGCTGTCCAGAAGCTGGTGTCCACCGTGGAATGTGCCCTCAAGCAGGTATCCGACTGGATGGACAACCTCAACGCCTCCCAAAGCAAGGTCCCGACCCCCACCACCAGCGACCCCAAGGATGTTGAAGACTCTACCGGTAGCCGCAGCACCACAAA GCCCCAGAATGCTTCGATCCTGTGTGGGGTTATGCGTGTTGGTCTTGTGGCTAAAGGCCTCCTGGTTAAAGGAGACATGGACTTGGAGCTGGTCCTGATGTGCAGAGACAAACCCACCAAACTACTGCTGTACACTGTCAGCACCAACCTGCCAGTGCAACTACTG ACGCTGACCGAGGACAAGTATGAGGTGCGGCCGAGTGTGTCGGAGTCAGCCATCCAGGTGGTCAACACCAACAACCCCAAATTCAGCCTGAAGATTACCCTGTCCTCTCTGGccatgagacaaaaacacactgCCACAGAAGAAG aGGAAGGCGTGGGGGACCTTGAGGTGCTGGACGAGCGGCGGTGCCAGGCCGCACTGGCAACACTCAGACACAACAAATGGTTCCAG TCCAGAGTGACAGATCTGAAGTCGTGTGTCATCGTCATGCGTATTCTCAGAGACATGTGCAACAGACTAATTGTGTGGGAGCCACTCAAAGGATGG CCCATGGAGCTGATCTGTGAGAAAGCCATTGCCACCTGTAACCGGCCCCTGGGGCCCGGAGAGGCCCTGCGCAGGGTCATGGAGTGCATTGCCTCAGGGATCCTCCTCCCAG ATGGGCCGGGAGTTCACGACCCCTGTGAGAGGGAGCCAACAGACACCTTGTCAGTGATCACTGGCCAACAGGCTGAGGCTATCACTCAAAACGCACAG CATGCCCTACGTCTCCTGGCCTTCGGACAGCTTTATAAGGTTCTGAATATGAATCCTCTCCCTCCAACCAAACCCTCACACAGACTCTCAGGGTCAGacaaaaaag GAATCTGCCGGAAAAGGCAGCATGAAGATGAACACACTAACGACAGACAACTCTTCAAGAAGATGAAATGCAACCTGACGGGAG TTCTGGACAGTAAGATGATGGACCCCAACCACCCCATGAATGCCCTGATGAGACTGAACCAGGTCCACCCGGGGCTGCATTATAAGCTGTTGTCCCAGTCTGGCCCGGTCCACACTCCAGTCTTTACCATGTCTGTGGAAGTACAGGGCACTGTCCATGAGGCATCTGGCTCTTCCAAGAAGACTGCCAAACTCAAAGTAGCACTTAAG gtcctacaggctcttgGTTACCCAGCTGGCTTCGACGTGGACCTGGACTCCCTGAGCGCTGATGAGAGGTCTGACGGTGAGGGACGCAACCACACAAGTGAGAGAAACGACAGAATGTCCAACAGCTCCAGAAGCAACTCTGTCACCTCCACAGACACATGCGAG TCCCGCATCCCAGGCCCTCTCCTCACGCCAGGGGGCAAGAACCCAGTGATGGAGCTGAACGAGAAACGCAGAGGCCTGAAGTATGAACTCTTATCAGAGACTGGCGGCAGCTACGACAAACGCTTCATCATAGAG GTGGAAGTTGATAAACAGAAGTTCAGAGGCTCTGGGCCCAATAAGAAAGCAGCGAAGGCTAGTGCTGCCCTCGCTGCTCTGAAGAGACTCTTCTCTGACTCAAAAGACCCCCACAACAATACAAGGGGGCACAGGACACCG GTGAAGAGAACTATGTCGTCAACCGTGTCTATCCCAGTTCATGCCCACAGCAGGCCTAGAACCAGGCCAGTGATGCACAGAGCACCTTATATCAGCGCTCCACCTACCCATGGGTACCTCCCACCAG GCTATGGAGCTCCATTTGGCTATGGTCCTGCAGCTCCCTTCCCTGCCTATG